The Labrus bergylta chromosome 15, fLabBer1.1, whole genome shotgun sequence genome includes a region encoding these proteins:
- the zgc:153284 gene encoding SH3 domain-binding glutamic acid-rich-like protein 3 isoform X1 produces MTGTAVRQVGVPMQAVEPCPNLLTLSAAVVNQQYIPALRILKHLPPLHFSQTLLYSLSINRRIFCLNYTCIVQIADMSLQVFYASVSGNVMMRKNQERIFSVLDSKSIEYEKVDITQGSDAKDLMRKKAGDPTALAPQICNGDNYCGDIDAFENAIENEQLEEFLKL; encoded by the exons ATGACTGGAACGGCAGTCAGACAAGTGGGTGTGCCCATGCAGGCAGTCGAGCCGTGTCCAAACCTGCTCACCTTGTCTGCTGCTGTAGTAAACCAGCAGTACATACCTGCATTAAGGATACTGAAACATCTACCGCCTCTCCATTTTTCTCAAACTCTCTTATACTCTCTCTCTATAAACAGGCGTATTTTCTGTCTAAATTACACTTGTATTGTTCAAATAGCAGATATGTCACTCCAAGTGTTTTATGCCAGCGTGAGCGGGAACGTCATG ATGAGGAAAAACCAGGAGAGAATCTTCTCTGTCCTGGACTCAAAGAGCATCGAATACGAAAAAGTGGACATCACTCAGGGTTCTGATGCCAAGGATTTAATGAGGAAGAAAGCAGGAGACCCGACTGCATTGGCCCCTCAGATATGCAACGGAGACAACTACTGTGGG GACATTGATGCTTTTGAGAATGCCATTGAGAACGAACAATTAGAGGAGTTTCTGAAACTCTAA
- the zgc:153284 gene encoding SH3 domain-binding glutamic acid-rich-like protein 3 isoform X2: MRKNQERIFSVLDSKSIEYEKVDITQGSDAKDLMRKKAGDPTALAPQICNGDNYCGDIDAFENAIENEQLEEFLKL, encoded by the exons ATGAGGAAAAACCAGGAGAGAATCTTCTCTGTCCTGGACTCAAAGAGCATCGAATACGAAAAAGTGGACATCACTCAGGGTTCTGATGCCAAGGATTTAATGAGGAAGAAAGCAGGAGACCCGACTGCATTGGCCCCTCAGATATGCAACGGAGACAACTACTGTGGG GACATTGATGCTTTTGAGAATGCCATTGAGAACGAACAATTAGAGGAGTTTCTGAAACTCTAA
- the rps12 gene encoding 40S ribosomal protein S12 encodes MAEEGSAAGGVMDVNTALPEVLKTALINDGLARGIRESAKALDKRQAHLCALAGNCDEPMYVKLVEALCAEHQINLIKVDDNKKLGEWVGLCKIDREGKPRKVVGCSCVVVKDYGKESQAKDVIEEYFKGKK; translated from the exons ATGGCCGAGGAAGG CAGTGCTGCTGGAGGTGTCATGGATGTCAACACCGCTCTCCCTGAAGTGCTCAAGACCGCACTCATCAACGATGGCCTTGCCCGTGGTATCCGGGAGTCCGCCAAAGCCCTGGACaa GCGTCAGGCTCACCTCTGCGCCCTCGCTGGTAACTGCGACGAGCCCATGTACGTCAAGCTGGTGGAGGCCCTCTGCGCCGAGCATCAGATCAACCTGATCAAG gTTGATGACAACAAGAAGCTGGGCGAGTGGGTTGGTCTCTGCAAGATTGACCGTGAGGGCAAACCCCGCAAGGTGGTGGGCTGCAGCTGTGTCGTTGTCAAG GATTATGGCAAGGAGTCTCAAGCCAAGGATGTGATTGAGGAATACTTCAAGGGAAAGAAATGA